One genomic region from Conexibacter woesei DSM 14684 encodes:
- the dapF gene encoding diaminopimelate epimerase — MKFEKWQALGNDYAIVEQRDLPFELTPARIRAFCAGHFGVFADGILLLSESDQPGFVADLKIYNPDGSEAELSGNGAREAIMYLRQRGWTDADEFSIQTAAGEIRPTITGPATCKVDMGRAKLTSKDFPSGPDDGRAQLTAGQHQWSFQHVSIGNPQCSIRVDSLEALDALDLPAIGGAIEHHERFPNRTNVSWYAELAPDRIRARIFERGVGETLSSGTGATGAAVAHVLRGGGGDDPDTSTVTVVLDGGELEVEVAEDLHVNLTGWAVPVFGGTLSETFLKELHETE, encoded by the coding sequence GTGAAGTTCGAGAAGTGGCAGGCGCTCGGCAACGACTACGCGATCGTCGAGCAGAGAGACCTCCCGTTCGAGCTGACGCCCGCACGGATCCGCGCCTTCTGCGCCGGGCACTTCGGCGTCTTCGCCGACGGGATCCTGCTGCTGTCCGAGAGCGACCAGCCCGGCTTCGTCGCGGACCTGAAGATCTACAACCCCGACGGCTCCGAGGCCGAGCTGTCCGGCAACGGCGCGCGCGAGGCGATCATGTACCTGCGCCAGCGCGGCTGGACCGACGCGGACGAGTTCTCGATCCAGACCGCGGCCGGCGAGATCCGCCCGACGATCACCGGGCCGGCGACCTGCAAGGTCGACATGGGGCGCGCGAAGCTGACGTCGAAGGACTTCCCCTCCGGCCCGGACGACGGCAGAGCGCAGCTGACCGCCGGTCAGCACCAGTGGAGCTTCCAGCACGTCTCGATCGGCAACCCGCAGTGCTCGATCCGCGTCGACTCGCTCGAAGCGCTCGACGCGCTCGACCTGCCCGCGATCGGCGGTGCGATCGAGCACCACGAGCGGTTCCCCAACCGCACGAACGTCTCCTGGTACGCCGAGCTGGCACCCGACCGCATCCGCGCGCGGATCTTCGAGCGCGGCGTCGGCGAGACGCTGTCGTCCGGCACCGGCGCGACCGGCGCCGCGGTCGCGCACGTGCTGCGCGGCGGCGGGGGAGACGATCCGGACACCTCGACCGTGACCGTCGTGCTCGACGGCGGCGAGCTGGAGGTCGAGGTGGCCGAGGACCTGCACGTGAACCTGACCGGCTGGGCCGTTCCCGTCTTCGGCGGAACGCTCTCCGAGACCTTCCTGAAGGAGCTGCATGAGACCGAGTAA
- the miaA gene encoding tRNA (adenosine(37)-N6)-dimethylallyltransferase MiaA, giving the protein MGLASVIALFGPTGIGKTAVAVALARRLRAGGEDPVAISADALQVYAGLEVLTGAADAAERAELEHRLLSFLPVDATFSAGQYAELAHAEIDDALAQGRTPIVVGGTGLYLRAALTNLKLKPPPPEGARERWTAELERRGAPALHAELARRAPWAAETIDPNDRQRIVRAHELLDGGDLEPPGGASQLWTGEMRHPTLLAGLVMEREALYARIDARVDAMLAAGAREEVLRANAAGASDTARKALGFPDLLAGDEEGMRRRTRNYAKRQLTWMRKLAGVATIDVTGLDADEVAHRIDRLRRRPDPTPEAA; this is encoded by the coding sequence GTGGGGCTCGCCTCCGTCATCGCGCTCTTCGGGCCCACGGGGATCGGCAAGACGGCCGTCGCCGTCGCGCTGGCGCGGCGGCTGCGCGCCGGCGGCGAGGACCCCGTCGCGATCTCGGCCGACGCGCTCCAGGTCTACGCCGGCCTCGAAGTCCTCACCGGCGCCGCCGACGCGGCCGAGCGCGCGGAGCTGGAGCACCGCCTGCTCTCCTTCCTGCCGGTCGACGCGACATTCAGCGCCGGCCAGTACGCGGAGCTCGCGCACGCCGAGATCGACGACGCGCTCGCGCAGGGGCGCACGCCGATCGTCGTCGGCGGCACCGGCCTCTATCTGCGCGCCGCGCTGACGAACCTCAAGCTCAAGCCGCCGCCGCCGGAAGGCGCGCGCGAGCGCTGGACGGCCGAGCTGGAGCGCCGCGGCGCGCCGGCGCTCCACGCCGAGCTGGCGCGGCGTGCCCCGTGGGCGGCGGAGACGATCGACCCGAACGACCGCCAGCGGATCGTGCGCGCCCACGAGCTGCTCGACGGCGGCGACCTGGAGCCGCCCGGCGGTGCGTCGCAGCTGTGGACCGGCGAGATGCGCCACCCGACGCTGCTCGCCGGCCTCGTGATGGAGCGCGAGGCGCTGTACGCGCGGATCGACGCACGCGTGGACGCGATGCTCGCCGCGGGAGCGCGGGAGGAGGTCCTGCGCGCGAACGCGGCCGGTGCCTCCGACACCGCTCGCAAGGCGCTCGGCTTCCCCGACCTGCTCGCCGGCGACGAGGAGGGGATGAGGCGGCGCACGCGCAACTACGCAAAGCGCCAGCTGACGTGGATGCGCAAGCTCGCCGGCGTCGCGACGATCGACGTCACGGGCCTTGACGCAGACGAGGTGGCGCATCGGATCGATAGGCTCCGCCGCCGACCCGATCCGACCCCGGAGGCAGCGTGA
- a CDS encoding LL-diaminopimelate aminotransferase has protein sequence MRPSKRLDKIPPYLFAQLERKIAEKKAAGIDVISLGIGDPDTPTYAPIVAAMQQAVADPGTHQYPSNRGRDDFRAAVAAFYDRRFGVTLDPATEVMPAIGAKECIFNLNLAFLDPEDIALASDPGYPVYTGGPLLAGASAVLMPLKPELGFAPDLDAISEADAKRAKLMFINYPNNPTGAIVPDGFFEQVVAFAKQHDILVVHDNAYSETTYDGYVAPSFLATPGAKEVGVEVFSLSKGYNMTGWRSAVIVGNADALAAYWKLKSNVDSGNFEAVQLATIEALSPEVDAEVAKMNEVYARRRDLVVDALAKAGVDVRAPKGTIYVWAPVPAGYESAAAYCEHVLEEAAVVISPGGAYGASGEGFFRISLTTPDDRLAEAVERIRRLG, from the coding sequence ATGAGACCGAGTAAGCGACTGGACAAGATCCCGCCCTACCTCTTCGCGCAGCTGGAGCGCAAGATCGCGGAGAAGAAGGCGGCCGGGATCGACGTCATCTCGCTCGGCATCGGCGACCCGGACACGCCGACCTACGCGCCGATCGTCGCCGCGATGCAGCAGGCGGTCGCGGACCCCGGAACCCACCAGTACCCGTCCAACCGCGGCCGCGACGACTTCCGCGCGGCCGTCGCCGCCTTCTACGACCGCCGCTTCGGCGTCACGCTCGATCCCGCGACCGAGGTGATGCCGGCGATCGGCGCGAAGGAGTGCATCTTCAACCTCAACCTCGCGTTCCTCGACCCCGAGGACATCGCGCTGGCGTCCGACCCCGGCTACCCGGTCTACACCGGCGGCCCGCTGCTCGCCGGCGCGAGCGCGGTGCTGATGCCGCTGAAGCCTGAGCTGGGCTTCGCGCCCGACCTCGACGCGATCAGCGAAGCCGACGCCAAGCGCGCGAAGCTGATGTTCATCAACTACCCGAACAACCCGACCGGCGCGATCGTGCCGGACGGCTTCTTCGAGCAGGTGGTGGCGTTCGCCAAGCAGCACGACATCCTCGTCGTGCACGACAACGCCTACAGCGAGACGACGTACGACGGCTATGTCGCGCCGTCGTTCCTCGCGACGCCCGGCGCCAAGGAGGTCGGCGTCGAGGTCTTCTCGCTCTCCAAGGGCTACAACATGACCGGCTGGCGCTCGGCCGTCATCGTCGGCAACGCCGACGCGCTCGCCGCGTACTGGAAGCTCAAGTCGAACGTCGACTCCGGCAACTTCGAGGCCGTGCAGCTCGCGACGATCGAGGCGCTCTCGCCGGAGGTCGACGCCGAGGTGGCGAAGATGAACGAGGTCTACGCGCGTCGCCGCGACCTCGTCGTCGACGCGCTCGCGAAGGCCGGCGTCGACGTGAGAGCCCCGAAGGGCACGATCTACGTCTGGGCGCCGGTCCCGGCCGGCTACGAGAGCGCCGCCGCCTACTGCGAGCACGTGCTCGAAGAGGCCGCCGTCGTGATCTCGCCCGGCGGCGCCTACGGCGCGAGCGGCGAGGGCTTCTTCCGCATCTCGCTGACGACGCCCGACGACCGCCTCGCCGAGGCCGTCGAGCGGATTCGCAGACTCGGCTAG